From the genome of Candidatus Eisenbacteria bacterium:
ACAGCCAGGTGCCGCGCGAGATCACGCGCAAGGAGATGGACAAGGTCATCGCCGATCACGTGCGCGCGGCGCGCCATGCAGAGCACGCCGGATTCGATCTGCTCGAGATCCACATGGCGCACGGCTACCTGCTGGCCAGCTTCATTTCGCCGCTCACCAACCGTCGCACCGACGCTTATGGAGGATCGCTCGAGAACCGCATGCTGTTCCCGCTCGAGGTGTTCGAGGCGGTGCGCGGGGTGTGGCCGGCCGAGAAGCCGATGTCGGTGCGCATCTCGGCGGTCGATTGGTATCCCGGCGGCCACGGCCCCGCAGACGCGGTGGAAGTGGCCCGAATGCTGAAGGCGAACGGCTGCGACGCGGTGGATGTCTCCGCCGGCCAGACCGTGCCCGACCAGCGTCCGGTTTACGGCCGCATCTTCCAGACCCCCTTCGCCGACCGCATCCGCCACGAGGTCGGCATCGCGACGATGGCGGTCGGCAACATCTCGTCGTACGCCGACGTCAACACGATCCTCGCCGCCGGACGCGCCGATCTCTGCCTGCTGGCGCGCGCCCATCTCTGGGACCCGTACTGGACGCGACACGCGGCATTCGAGCTCGGCTGGCCGCTGCCGTGGCCCGATCAGTACCACTCGCTGGATCGATTCCGGCCACGCTTCGTGTAGGGCCGTAAGGGGAGACTTCATGGGCAGCGCAAAGTCGCTTCTCACTTCCAGATTCGATGATGCACTCGCTCTCGCTGTCCAGCTTCACCGACACGACCTCCGAAAGGGCAAGACGACACCCTATGTGACGCACCTGCTCTACGTCTGTGCGCTTGTTCTGGAGGACGGCGGAGACGAAGACGAGGCCATTGCTGCCTTGCTTCACGACGCTCTGGAAGATCACCCGAAGGAAGTGAGCAGAGAAGAGCTGGAGGCCAGGTTTGGGGAGCGGGTGGCGGAGTTGGTCAGCGGTTGTTCGGACACTCCTCCAGGCTTTCGTGGCGGGCCCAAGCCTCCGTGGCGTGATCGAAAAGAGTTCTACATCCACCATCTGAGAGAGGGATCCCCGGCAGCAAGGCGCATTGCGACCGCGGACAAACTCGCAAATCTGCGAGACACCCTTGCCGATCTCAAGGTCCACGGCGACGCACTCTGGAAGCGGTTCAATGCCGGCCGAGATGAACAGTTGTGGTATTACAGGTCCGTGCTCGCCGCGTTGCGGGATGCAGGAGACGGAGGCAACTTGCTGCTGAAGTTTCAGCAAGCTGTGCGAGAACTCTCTCGACGAACTACTTCAGCACGACAGGTGCCTTCATTGGCCGATCGCGCAGCTCGTTCGAGGTCGCGCGCGCGAGCCAGGCTTCGCCGCCGCTAAGCCCCAGCAAGATCAACGGTCCCCGGGGACAGTGGTGACACGCTTCGTGAAGCGTCCGTTTCCCTAACTCCTGCGCCGGTGAGCTTGGGCTGGACGGGTCTCGTCGATGAGCTAGCCTGGCAGCAACCGGGTGAGGGAGGGCCAATGAGCGGCGACCCGGACAGCCCACACATCTCCAGAGCCATTCGCGCTGCACTCGCGGCGCTCCTGATCGTCGCGGCGACGATCCAGGCACGTCCCGCCGCGACGAGCGAGGCCTACGAGTCGGTGATGGGACTCCCGCCCGAAGTCGAGGACGATCCTCCCGATCTCACCACCTCGCTGACCCAGCCCACGTCGATGGCCGCGTCGGTGACTTACGGGCGCTTCACCAGCGTGCAGGTGAACGTGAACCCGCTCGGCGCGAACATCATCCACGACGCCGCCAACGAGCCTTCGATCGCCGTCGATCCCAACAACATCAGCCGGATCGCGATCGGCTGGCGGCAGTTCGATTCCATCAACTCCAACTTCCGGCAGGCGGGGTACGGATACTCGACCAACGGCGGCCTGACCTGGACCACGGGGAAGATCCAGCCCGGCACCTTC
Proteins encoded in this window:
- a CDS encoding HD domain-containing protein → MGSAKSLLTSRFDDALALAVQLHRHDLRKGKTTPYVTHLLYVCALVLEDGGDEDEAIAALLHDALEDHPKEVSREELEARFGERVAELVSGCSDTPPGFRGGPKPPWRDRKEFYIHHLREGSPAARRIATADKLANLRDTLADLKVHGDALWKRFNAGRDEQLWYYRSVLAALRDAGDGGNLLLKFQQAVRELSRRTTSARQVPSLADRAARSRSRARARLRRR